From a single Brassica rapa cultivar Chiifu-401-42 chromosome A01, CAAS_Brap_v3.01, whole genome shotgun sequence genomic region:
- the LOC108870708 gene encoding glycine-rich cell wall structural protein, translating to MGPGEGADSIAGIGGEAMSGTDAGLGPIGVVDGLIGVIGDGAMGIGGGAMGIGGGVIIGIGGGVVIGIGEPPLGIGGMDIEPEGAIMGD from the coding sequence ATGGGTCCCGGAGAAGGAGCAGATTCCATTGCCGGCATCGGTGGGGAAGCCATGTCAGGGACTGATGCGGGGCTTGGGCCCATAGGAGTAGTTGATGGACTCATTGGCGTCATAGGTGATGGAGCCATGGGCATTGGTGGTGGAGCCATGGGCATAGGAGGTGGAGTCATCATCGGCATAGGAGGTGGAGTCGTCATTGGCATCGGAGAGCCGCCGCTAGGCATTGGTGGCATGGACATTGAGCCAGAAGGAGCCATCATGGGGGACTGA